One Armatimonadota bacterium DNA window includes the following coding sequences:
- a CDS encoding ThuA domain-containing protein, translating to MNTLIAIAALGAILSTIDAASQKKRILVVTHTTGFRHADSIKVGEPIVKQIGAGDGDFEVEYCRDGEDVKTMLTPEGLKRFDGVFFLNTTGDLGIPDLNAFLAWIKSGKAFIGVHSATDTYHNRKEFIEMIGGEFKTHGKQCTVEMKVEQPNHPAVRHLGQSWTLFDEIYIMTENNRKNVTVLLSLDNYPDDGSPQANQPGDHLLAWTRAYGSGRVFYTALGHRPDVWEKPEYQRHLIGGIRWALGLDEAR from the coding sequence ATGAACACATTGATAGCGATAGCGGCATTAGGAGCGATCTTGAGCACGATTGACGCGGCGTCGCAGAAGAAACGCATCTTGGTCGTAACGCACACGACTGGCTTTCGTCATGCCGACTCGATCAAAGTCGGCGAACCGATCGTCAAGCAAATAGGAGCGGGCGACGGCGATTTTGAGGTCGAGTATTGCCGAGACGGCGAGGACGTCAAGACGATGCTGACCCCAGAAGGCCTTAAGCGGTTCGACGGCGTTTTCTTTTTGAACACTACCGGCGATCTGGGCATTCCCGATCTGAACGCGTTCCTGGCTTGGATCAAATCGGGCAAGGCGTTTATTGGCGTGCATTCGGCCACAGACACCTATCACAATCGCAAAGAGTTTATCGAGATGATCGGCGGCGAGTTCAAGACGCACGGCAAGCAGTGCACGGTGGAGATGAAGGTGGAGCAGCCCAACCATCCTGCCGTGCGCCATCTTGGCCAATCTTGGACCTTGTTCGACGAGATATACATCATGACTGAGAACAATCGCAAGAACGTAACCGTTCTGCTCTCGCTCGATAACTATCCGGACGACGGCTCGCCGCAAGCCAATCAGCCTGGCGATCACCTCTTGGCCTGGACGCGCGCCTATGGCAGCGGTCGGGTTTTTTACACTGCGCTCGGGCATCGGCCCGACGTATGGGAGAAGCCCGAGTATCAGCGGCATCTGATCGGCGGCATTCGCTGGGCATTGGGTTTGGACGAGGCCCGATAG
- a CDS encoding D-cysteine desulfhydrase family protein: MKLCLPTPLHRLDRAFPNHDVWIKRDDLTGFALGGNKTRKAAKLLEDAEGSDVLLTVGDTQSNHARVIAACAAQKGIECELFLTGPNPGRATSNLLLDRLAGASVRFVDDPDQREAAMNQRASELRIAGKKPYAIPLGGSNAIGASAFVEAAKEIDATDPATVVLASSSGGTYAGLMKGFEGAPIKLIGIRVDRDPDPEKRICEIVEGFDPSDVNLNSDFVGEDYAVPTREGMAAIRLLWQKEGVLLDPVYTGKAMAGLISLLERGELSGRIIFWHTGGTPSIFRYSATDLGVDDL, from the coding sequence ATGAAACTCTGCCTGCCCACTCCGCTACATCGGCTGGATAGGGCATTCCCCAACCACGACGTCTGGATCAAGCGCGACGACCTGACCGGCTTTGCGCTGGGCGGCAACAAGACCCGCAAGGCGGCCAAACTGCTGGAGGATGCAGAGGGGTCGGACGTTCTGCTGACCGTTGGCGATACGCAATCCAACCACGCCAGGGTGATCGCTGCTTGCGCCGCTCAAAAGGGTATCGAATGCGAACTGTTCCTAACCGGCCCGAATCCCGGAAGGGCAACCTCAAACCTCTTGCTCGATCGGTTGGCGGGCGCGTCTGTTCGCTTTGTTGACGACCCGGATCAGCGAGAAGCTGCCATGAACCAGCGAGCCTCCGAACTGCGAATAGCGGGTAAAAAGCCCTATGCGATTCCATTGGGCGGTTCCAATGCGATCGGCGCTAGCGCCTTTGTCGAGGCGGCCAAGGAGATCGATGCGACCGATCCGGCGACCGTCGTCCTGGCCTCATCGTCGGGCGGAACCTATGCCGGTCTGATGAAGGGCTTTGAGGGCGCCCCAATCAAACTGATCGGCATTCGAGTAGATCGCGACCCAGACCCCGAAAAGCGTATCTGCGAGATTGTAGAAGGCTTTGACCCGAGCGATGTGAACCTGAACAGCGATTTTGTCGGGGAAGATTACGCCGTGCCGACGCGGGAAGGCATGGCCGCGATCCGCCTGCTGTGGCAGAAAGAGGGCGTTCTGCTCGACCCCGTTTATACGGGCAAGGCCATGGCCGGTCTCATTTCTCTTTTGGAACGGGGCGAACTGAGCGGCCGTATCATCTTCTGGCACACGGGCGGCACGCCCTCTATCTTCAGATATTCTGCTACGGACCTGGGGGTTGACGACCTATGA
- a CDS encoding diguanylate cyclase, whose protein sequence is MNKDVTTFEPRPPSRPTDKALTFETVTMRKVRELMRPAKAWIDPDQTVETAIILMRGHHLVGLPVVEAGKVLGVIEQSALVDADPRRPISEYAAMRAPAIDPEMPVKMAARTLAEARLSCLPVVDGDGLQGMISVFDLLPEIGRSYDPMTGCPWSDTLREWCIERLAMGDEVTVIFFDMDQFGAFNKRYGHVVGDEVLRIVANVIQAEVDQKIELLCRYGGDEFAMATLRRSEEAGLLAHQIVRLISAIRLPEVDMPISITYGYHGGKRTREREHVHYAATVDNLINLASRHCLEAKGLQSTGPQMALPLQDPSMAEQRVRLQGLNFVRDGHSAKVQVRLGAADETAYGAAEGTRDPMELVAEATLNALSKLLPQGHTLTLNEVAVSEMGTGRALANVVIHWQGPDAQKELVGAALATEDRYRAVAMAALDAINRPLSANLIPPHRP, encoded by the coding sequence ATGAACAAGGATGTAACGACGTTTGAGCCGCGACCGCCGAGCCGTCCGACGGACAAAGCGCTCACTTTTGAGACCGTTACAATGAGAAAAGTCCGCGAACTGATGCGTCCTGCCAAAGCCTGGATCGACCCGGATCAAACCGTCGAAACCGCTATCATTCTTATGCGAGGCCATCATTTAGTGGGACTCCCGGTCGTCGAGGCGGGCAAGGTGCTGGGCGTCATCGAACAGAGCGCGCTGGTAGACGCCGATCCAAGGCGGCCCATCTCAGAATACGCCGCAATGCGAGCGCCAGCGATCGACCCCGAAATGCCGGTCAAAATGGCTGCGCGCACTCTGGCGGAAGCTCGATTGTCCTGCCTGCCCGTGGTCGATGGCGACGGGCTTCAGGGCATGATCAGCGTCTTCGACCTGTTGCCCGAGATTGGCCGAAGCTATGACCCGATGACGGGTTGCCCCTGGTCGGACACTTTGAGAGAATGGTGCATCGAGCGCCTGGCGATGGGGGACGAGGTTACCGTCATCTTCTTCGACATGGACCAGTTTGGAGCCTTTAACAAGCGATACGGCCATGTAGTGGGCGACGAGGTATTGCGAATCGTGGCGAACGTGATCCAGGCCGAAGTCGATCAAAAGATCGAACTCCTGTGCCGCTATGGCGGCGACGAGTTCGCAATGGCCACGCTTAGGCGAAGCGAAGAAGCGGGGCTATTGGCTCATCAGATCGTGCGCCTAATCTCGGCGATCCGACTGCCCGAAGTCGACATGCCCATCTCGATCACTTATGGCTATCACGGCGGCAAGCGCACCCGCGAGAGAGAGCACGTCCACTATGCCGCAACCGTCGACAACCTGATCAACCTGGCCTCTCGACACTGCCTGGAAGCCAAGGGCCTACAATCGACCGGCCCGCAGATGGCTCTGCCCTTGCAGGATCCGTCGATGGCCGAACAGAGGGTCCGTCTTCAAGGCCTGAACTTTGTTCGAGACGGACATTCCGCCAAAGTACAGGTTCGGCTGGGGGCGGCGGACGAGACAGCCTATGGCGCCGCGGAAGGCACTCGCGATCCGATGGAGCTAGTGGCCGAAGCGACTTTGAACGCCTTGAGCAAGCTGTTGCCCCAGGGCCATACGCTCACCCTCAACGAAGTCGCCGTCAGCGAGATGGGTACCGGTCGAGCGCTGGCTAACGTGGTGATCCATTGGCAGGGGCCGGACGCTCAAAAAGAGCTGGTGGGTGCGGCGCTGGCGACCGAAGACCGCTACCGAGCCGTGGCGATGGCCGCCTTGGACGCGATCAATCGGCCGCTGAGCGCGAATCTGATACCGCCGCATCGGCCTTAA
- a CDS encoding NDP-sugar synthase — protein MQAVVLAGGRGTRLYPLTRSTPKPLVTLFDRPVLDHTLSLLKRHGIDNIGMTVSYQAERIIEHCGSGERWNACIEYSLEESPLGTAGSLKPFQEKLTDTFIVVSGDGVTDFDLTEAIAWHKAKGALSTLLLKPVEDPSEYGIVETDAHDRVIRFIEKPQPSEAFSTVANTGIYIFEPEILDFIPNDRPFDFSRNLFPSLLSQDYGLYGKPMDGYWCDIGNLSSYRQVHFDALMGRLNLPWGFGPSDNGVWIHPEAEVSNEARIDGPIYVGRGASVGRGASLGRFTVLGENSQVHDHAILSASIVGSQATIGAQSRLHGCVIGRQAQVEPSEQIQWSLLLHDLEHPLSPELIAA, from the coding sequence ATGCAAGCAGTCGTTCTCGCCGGCGGCCGCGGTACTCGTCTTTATCCGCTCACTCGCTCCACGCCGAAACCCCTTGTAACGCTCTTCGACCGACCCGTGCTGGACCACACGCTGAGCCTTCTCAAACGGCACGGCATCGACAACATCGGCATGACGGTCTCTTATCAGGCGGAGCGGATCATCGAGCACTGCGGATCGGGAGAGCGCTGGAACGCTTGCATCGAATACAGCCTTGAAGAGTCTCCTTTGGGCACGGCCGGCAGCCTCAAGCCCTTTCAAGAGAAGTTGACAGACACCTTTATCGTCGTCAGCGGCGATGGGGTAACCGACTTTGACCTTACCGAGGCTATTGCCTGGCACAAGGCTAAGGGCGCACTATCCACGCTTCTCCTAAAGCCGGTCGAAGACCCATCCGAGTACGGCATTGTGGAGACGGACGCGCACGATCGCGTCATTCGCTTTATCGAGAAGCCCCAGCCAAGCGAAGCGTTCTCGACCGTGGCCAACACCGGGATCTATATCTTCGAGCCAGAAATCTTAGACTTCATCCCGAACGACCGGCCGTTCGACTTCAGCCGCAATCTCTTCCCTTCGCTGTTATCGCAGGATTACGGGCTGTATGGCAAACCGATGGACGGCTATTGGTGCGACATCGGCAATCTGAGCAGCTATCGACAGGTGCATTTTGACGCTCTGATGGGCCGGCTCAATCTGCCTTGGGGGTTTGGGCCTTCGGACAACGGCGTCTGGATCCACCCCGAGGCAGAGGTCTCGAACGAAGCGCGCATCGATGGTCCGATCTATGTAGGCCGGGGCGCCTCGGTCGGACGAGGAGCCTCCCTCGGACGATTCACCGTTCTGGGCGAAAACTCTCAGGTTCACGATCACGCGATCTTGAGCGCGAGCATCGTCGGCTCGCAGGCCACGATCGGCGCGCAAAGCCGTCTGCACGGATGCGTAATCGGACGCCAGGCACAAGTCGAGCCGTCCGAGCAGATTCAATGGAGCCTGCTGCTGCACGACCTCGAACACCCGCTTTCGCCCGAATTGATTGCGGCCTGA
- a CDS encoding ribonuclease H-like domain-containing protein → MLRSTFLHAVGADARLERNLWRQGALTWEEFLRGPYDVPDEAAIKSEIEGSIAALDEKDRTFFSRRLPSAYRWRAFDEFGEKTAYLDIETDGRTLITVIGVFDGFEMHQYVLGDNLNDFRRDIEQYDLIVTYFGENFDLPMIQRNFPSVFFDQVHIDLCPVLRRLGYKGGLKKVERLMGIYRDGDVDGLDGRAAIRLWQDHIDGKRGALDLLLKYNYDDCANLAVLMKKAYKKLRADTGYDAIARRVKADAAVSDSRSAAD, encoded by the coding sequence ATGCTCAGAAGCACCTTTCTCCATGCTGTTGGGGCCGATGCTCGTCTGGAGCGGAATCTCTGGCGTCAGGGCGCGCTAACCTGGGAAGAGTTTCTTCGGGGTCCATATGACGTGCCGGACGAGGCCGCGATCAAAAGCGAGATCGAAGGCTCTATCGCGGCATTGGATGAAAAAGATCGGACCTTCTTTTCGCGCCGCCTGCCTTCTGCCTATCGATGGAGAGCGTTCGACGAGTTTGGCGAGAAGACCGCTTATCTCGACATCGAGACAGACGGGAGGACGTTGATCACCGTGATCGGGGTGTTCGACGGCTTCGAAATGCATCAGTACGTTTTGGGAGACAATCTGAACGACTTTCGCCGCGATATCGAGCAGTACGACCTGATTGTAACCTACTTTGGCGAGAACTTCGACCTGCCCATGATTCAGCGCAACTTTCCGTCGGTTTTCTTCGATCAGGTTCACATCGACCTTTGTCCCGTACTAAGGCGGCTGGGCTACAAGGGCGGGCTGAAGAAGGTGGAACGGCTGATGGGCATTTATCGCGATGGCGATGTGGACGGCTTGGACGGTCGGGCCGCCATCCGGCTCTGGCAAGACCACATCGACGGCAAGCGCGGCGCCTTGGACCTGCTGCTAAAGTACAACTATGACGACTGTGCGAATCTGGCCGTACTCATGAAAAAAGCCTACAAGAAGCTGAGAGCCGATACCGGCTATGACGCGATCGCTCGGCGGGTTAAGGCCGATGCGGCGGTATCAGATTCGCGCTCAGCGGCCGATTGA
- a CDS encoding M20/M25/M40 family metallo-hydrolase: MTERFLELLKALIAIPAPPGQEEELTAYLKGLLTDTPHVVDPRGNLLVGDWERPKLVVTAHMDEIALMVSDASEDFWVRLAPMGGLMPWKWGEQPIEILTSKGAVPAWISFGSIHTTDPSSPVQQARTGPLTWALGRAFTGLSAQEMSRQGVRTGSRAVLARTRREASEIGPYIGSYFIDDRALVALLLFAIERFDPLPPGVCFAATTAEEGGAEGAAYLMNKLLPDRCIALEISPSTPETTFVPDPVPTIWAKDGHSAPPARDMFWIEKAAERAGCHLRWQFLSRAGSDASIAQELGSTASGVTIGIPVESSHGFEFMHKDAPEELLKLLVAMIETLPAD, encoded by the coding sequence ATGACGGAGCGATTTTTGGAGTTGCTCAAAGCATTGATCGCTATCCCCGCGCCGCCCGGTCAAGAAGAGGAACTGACCGCCTATCTGAAAGGCCTGTTGACCGATACTCCTCATGTCGTCGATCCGAGGGGCAATTTGTTGGTAGGCGATTGGGAAAGGCCAAAGCTCGTGGTTACCGCGCACATGGACGAGATCGCGCTGATGGTGAGCGATGCGAGCGAGGATTTCTGGGTTAGGTTAGCGCCGATGGGCGGATTGATGCCTTGGAAATGGGGCGAGCAGCCGATTGAGATCTTGACGAGCAAGGGCGCCGTGCCCGCTTGGATCTCCTTTGGTTCGATCCATACGACGGATCCATCCAGCCCCGTTCAACAGGCGCGCACCGGCCCGCTAACGTGGGCGTTGGGGCGCGCTTTTACCGGCCTCAGCGCTCAGGAGATGTCGCGGCAGGGTGTTCGTACCGGTTCGCGCGCCGTGCTTGCTCGAACTCGGCGAGAAGCAAGCGAGATCGGCCCGTACATTGGTTCCTACTTCATCGACGACCGGGCATTGGTCGCATTGTTGCTCTTTGCTATCGAGCGGTTTGACCCGCTTCCGCCAGGCGTTTGTTTTGCCGCTACCACAGCCGAAGAGGGCGGGGCGGAAGGCGCGGCCTACCTGATGAATAAGCTTCTGCCCGACCGATGCATCGCGCTCGAAATCAGCCCATCGACTCCCGAAACGACCTTCGTGCCAGACCCTGTGCCGACCATTTGGGCTAAAGACGGCCACTCGGCTCCTCCGGCGCGAGATATGTTCTGGATCGAAAAGGCGGCAGAACGCGCCGGCTGCCATCTGCGTTGGCAGTTTCTCTCTCGCGCAGGCTCCGATGCTTCGATCGCCCAAGAGTTGGGTTCAACGGCCTCCGGCGTTACTATCGGCATCCCGGTCGAGAGCTCGCACGGTTTCGAGTTCATGCATAAAGACGCGCCCGAAGAATTGCTAAAGCTTCTGGTCGCAATGATCGAAACGCTACCAGCGGATTAG
- a CDS encoding substrate-binding domain-containing protein translates to MKRWIAFLPLMLILTGCSTSEKAEAPQSKEKTHRIAVVPKGTAHSFWQTVLAGAEKAGKEHGAQILWKGPSDEKDTQGQIAIIEDFINSKVDAIVMAACDAKALVGTVQKAMDAGIPVVTIDSGVDSDLPLSYVATDNVEGGRIAARELAKLIGDKGKVGLIPFIKGARSSEERERGFREGIAEYPNIVLAATLYSQSAISEAMKAAEDMLTKHPDMAGIFAANEPGVVGAKRVIEQRKLVGKVKLIGFDASEAEIEGLKSGTVDALIVQSPFRMGYDGVGAAIKALKKEPLEKRIDTGVTVVTRENMETPEARALLYPGK, encoded by the coding sequence ATGAAACGTTGGATCGCTTTCCTGCCTCTAATGCTCATTTTGACCGGGTGCTCTACAAGCGAGAAGGCCGAAGCCCCGCAATCGAAGGAAAAGACTCATAGAATTGCGGTCGTTCCAAAAGGCACGGCGCACAGTTTTTGGCAGACGGTGTTGGCGGGCGCCGAGAAAGCCGGAAAAGAGCACGGCGCGCAGATTCTGTGGAAAGGGCCTTCGGACGAAAAGGACACTCAAGGCCAGATCGCGATCATAGAAGACTTCATCAACAGCAAGGTGGATGCGATCGTGATGGCGGCCTGCGATGCCAAGGCGCTGGTGGGAACTGTTCAAAAGGCTATGGATGCCGGCATTCCGGTCGTTACCATCGATTCGGGCGTCGATAGCGATCTGCCGCTCTCGTACGTCGCAACGGACAATGTAGAGGGCGGGCGCATAGCCGCTCGCGAGTTGGCTAAACTCATCGGCGATAAGGGCAAAGTCGGTTTGATCCCCTTCATCAAAGGCGCGCGATCGAGCGAAGAGCGCGAGAGAGGCTTTCGGGAAGGCATTGCGGAGTATCCGAATATCGTGCTTGCCGCGACGCTCTACTCTCAAAGCGCGATTTCTGAAGCGATGAAGGCGGCGGAAGATATGTTGACCAAGCACCCCGACATGGCCGGCATCTTTGCCGCCAACGAGCCGGGCGTCGTGGGAGCCAAGCGCGTGATCGAACAGCGAAAGCTCGTCGGCAAAGTGAAGCTGATCGGATTTGACGCTTCGGAAGCCGAAATTGAGGGACTGAAGTCGGGCACGGTTGACGCGCTGATCGTCCAAAGTCCCTTTAGAATGGGATATGACGGAGTCGGCGCGGCGATCAAAGCCCTGAAAAAGGAACCGTTGGAGAAACGAATCGACACCGGCGTTACGGTCGTAACGCGAGAGAACATGGAAACGCCGGAAGCGAGGGCGCTGCTCTATCCTGGAAAGTAG
- the ilvE gene encoding branched-chain-amino-acid transaminase, which yields MSKIVYFNGVITPVEKATIPAFDHAYLYGDGLFEGIRIYNKRIFKLDEHLKRLYNGVRHLDIREPMPMGEMRNAILETVEASGEESGYIRVNVSRGTGIGLNPANIDLTPNLMIAITTLALFKPELYQRGAKSVTLTNRVIAPDALDPRVKAIGRYVSNIQARLEANRQGADEGVMLTAQGYVAEGTGDNLFVIKDEVLITPPAWCGILEGITRNTILDMAVEMGHRTREDVLTIHDVYSADEAFLTGTAAEVMPMVSLDGRPISDGQPGPITKKLMKAFHEAAMEAGVLVSG from the coding sequence ATGTCCAAAATTGTCTACTTTAACGGCGTTATCACGCCCGTCGAAAAAGCAACGATTCCCGCTTTCGATCACGCCTATCTCTATGGGGACGGCCTCTTCGAAGGAATCCGGATTTACAATAAGCGCATTTTCAAACTGGACGAACACCTAAAGCGGCTTTACAACGGAGTTCGCCATCTGGACATTCGCGAGCCGATGCCAATGGGCGAAATGCGGAACGCTATTCTCGAAACGGTCGAGGCCTCTGGAGAAGAATCGGGCTACATTCGAGTCAACGTATCTCGCGGCACCGGGATTGGCCTTAATCCGGCCAACATCGATCTAACGCCCAATCTGATGATCGCGATCACAACCCTGGCGCTCTTTAAGCCGGAACTCTATCAGAGGGGCGCCAAGAGCGTAACCCTCACCAATCGCGTTATCGCGCCCGACGCGCTCGATCCTCGCGTCAAGGCCATTGGTCGGTACGTCAGCAACATTCAGGCCCGGCTCGAAGCGAACAGACAGGGCGCCGACGAAGGCGTGATGCTGACGGCGCAGGGCTATGTGGCCGAAGGCACGGGCGACAATCTGTTCGTCATCAAAGATGAGGTACTAATCACGCCTCCAGCCTGGTGCGGCATTTTGGAAGGAATCACCCGCAACACAATACTCGATATGGCGGTCGAGATGGGGCATCGGACGCGCGAGGACGTGTTGACGATCCACGACGTCTACTCTGCGGACGAGGCCTTTTTGACCGGCACGGCGGCCGAGGTGATGCCCATGGTCTCGCTGGATGGACGACCGATCAGCGACGGCCAGCCCGGCCCGATCACCAAGAAGCTGATGAAGGCCTTTCACGAGGCGGCAATGGAGGCAGGCGTCCTGGTCTCGGGATGA